From the Patescibacteria group bacterium genome, one window contains:
- the obgE gene encoding GTPase ObgE, with translation MAFIDEIRIQVKAGDGGDGVVRWSHTKEKDLGGPSGGDGGRGGNVYAKALRDVHLLSRYRSKKELKAEDGKDGQAKNLFGANGEDLDLFLPVGSIITNIETSEKFSLNKEGERILLLSGGFGGRGNRSFKSSRNQSPDKTTPGKPGQTATLYIEVELIAHVGLVGLPNAGKTSLLNKLTSAHGKIGDYPFTTLEPNLGEMYGYIIADIPGLIEGAAKGKGLGHKFLRHIKRTKILVHVISLENTNVLEAYQIVRKEIEQYDPLLLEKKEIILLTKTDLKDDSEVKEAKKTLQKIAKTIYAVSLYDDEDIKLLEKLLLEALDGGRLTK, from the coding sequence ATGGCATTTATTGATGAGATAAGAATTCAAGTAAAAGCAGGTGATGGGGGAGATGGAGTTGTACGCTGGTCTCACACAAAGGAAAAAGATCTTGGGGGTCCTTCTGGTGGAGATGGGGGCCGAGGGGGAAATGTATATGCAAAAGCTTTGCGAGATGTTCATTTGCTTTCCCGTTATAGAAGTAAAAAGGAACTTAAAGCTGAAGATGGTAAAGATGGACAAGCAAAGAATCTCTTTGGAGCCAATGGAGAAGATCTTGACCTTTTTTTGCCTGTGGGTTCTATCATTACCAATATAGAAACGAGTGAAAAGTTTAGCTTAAACAAAGAAGGGGAGCGAATACTTCTGCTTTCTGGAGGATTTGGCGGCAGAGGGAATAGATCATTTAAAAGTTCAAGAAACCAATCGCCAGACAAGACTACTCCTGGAAAACCAGGGCAAACAGCGACCTTGTATATTGAAGTTGAACTCATAGCCCATGTTGGCCTTGTAGGTCTGCCCAATGCAGGGAAAACAAGTCTTTTAAATAAACTTACCTCAGCCCATGGAAAGATTGGAGATTATCCTTTCACAACGCTTGAGCCGAACCTAGGAGAAATGTATGGATATATCATTGCTGATATTCCAGGTCTTATAGAGGGTGCTGCGAAAGGAAAAGGATTGGGCCATAAATTCCTGCGCCACATTAAAAGAACAAAAATACTTGTTCATGTAATCTCCTTGGAAAATACCAATGTACTTGAGGCTTATCAAATAGTACGAAAAGAAATTGAGCAATATGATCCTTTGCTGCTTGAAAAAAAAGAGATTATTCTTTTAACGAAAACAGATCTTAAAGATGATAGTGAAGTTAAAGAAGCTAAAAAAACACTTCAGAAGATTGCAAAAACTATTTACGCTGTATCTTTATATGACGATGAAGATATAAAGCTTCTTGAAAAACTCCTTTTAGAGGCGTTAGACGGCGGACGTCTAACAAAATAG
- a CDS encoding MerR family transcriptional regulator, with amino-acid sequence MYKKTPFLFHHMSKERYYLNEILKRVDRNKTTLIRWEAVGLIPKAKRDSRGWRYYTEKEVLAVVKLIKDTEYFRTMANEKV; translated from the coding sequence GTGTACAAGAAGACGCCTTTTTTGTTTCATCATATGTCCAAAGAACGATATTACCTCAACGAAATCTTAAAAAGGGTTGACCGGAACAAGACCACGCTCATTCGCTGGGAGGCTGTTGGTTTAATTCCCAAGGCAAAGCGGGATTCCCGTGGTTGGCGTTACTATACCGAAAAAGAAGTTTTGGCAGTCGTCAAATTGATTAAGGATACCGAATATTTCCGTACCATGGCGAATGAAAAAGTATAA